The Streptomyces seoulensis genome contains a region encoding:
- a CDS encoding cation:proton antiporter, whose translation MHSSAVFLIEFGAIILALGLLGRLAARLSFSPIPLYLLAGLAFGEGGLLPLGASEEFVAIGAEIGVILLLLMLGLEYTAGDLVSNLKTQYPAGLVDFALNAVPGAVMALLLGWGPIAAVVLAGITWISSSGVIAKVLGDLGRIGNRETPVILSILVLEDLSMAVYLPLVTALLAGTGFVAGGITLAIALGVAGLVLLLAVRFGRVISRFVSSDDPEKLLLVVLGLTLLVAGLAQQLQVSAAVGAFLVGIALSGEVAEGAHNLLAPLRDLFAAVFFVFFGLHTDPASIPPVLLPALALAVVTALTKIATGYWAARRAGVSVRGRWRAGGTLVARGEFSVVIAGLAVTSGIEPRLGPLATAYVLILVVVGPLTARYTDQVAMGITKWRRARTTPALPAEEPAAPATVRDQDAVGRP comes from the coding sequence ATGCATTCCTCCGCGGTCTTCCTCATCGAGTTCGGCGCCATCATCCTGGCCCTCGGCCTGCTCGGCCGGCTCGCCGCCCGGCTCAGCTTCTCCCCCATCCCGCTGTATCTGCTCGCCGGTCTGGCCTTCGGCGAGGGCGGGCTGCTGCCGCTGGGAGCCAGCGAGGAGTTCGTGGCGATCGGCGCCGAGATCGGCGTGATCCTGCTGCTGCTCATGCTGGGCCTGGAGTACACCGCCGGTGACCTCGTCTCCAACCTGAAGACGCAGTACCCGGCCGGCCTGGTGGACTTCGCGCTCAACGCGGTGCCGGGCGCGGTGATGGCGCTGCTGCTGGGCTGGGGCCCCATCGCCGCCGTGGTGCTCGCGGGCATCACCTGGATCTCCTCCTCCGGCGTCATCGCCAAGGTCCTCGGCGACCTGGGCCGGATCGGCAACCGGGAGACCCCGGTGATCCTCAGCATCCTGGTGCTGGAGGACCTGTCGATGGCGGTCTACCTTCCCCTGGTCACCGCCCTGCTGGCCGGTACGGGCTTCGTCGCGGGCGGCATCACGCTCGCCATCGCGCTCGGCGTGGCCGGTCTGGTGCTGCTGCTGGCGGTGCGCTTCGGGCGGGTCATCTCCCGCTTCGTCTCCAGCGACGACCCGGAGAAGCTGCTGCTGGTGGTGCTGGGGCTGACCCTGCTGGTGGCCGGGCTCGCCCAGCAGCTCCAGGTATCGGCGGCCGTCGGCGCCTTCCTGGTGGGCATCGCGCTGTCCGGCGAGGTCGCCGAGGGCGCGCACAATCTGCTGGCGCCGCTGCGGGACCTGTTCGCGGCCGTGTTCTTCGTGTTCTTCGGCCTGCACACCGACCCGGCGAGCATCCCGCCGGTGCTGCTGCCGGCGCTGGCCCTGGCGGTCGTCACCGCGCTCACCAAGATCGCCACCGGCTACTGGGCGGCGCGGCGCGCGGGTGTCTCGGTGCGGGGCCGCTGGCGGGCCGGCGGCACACTGGTGGCGCGCGGCGAGTTCTCGGTGGTCATCGCCGGTCTCGCGGTCACCTCGGGCATCGAGCCCCGGCTGGGCCCGCTGGCCACGGCGTACGTGCTGATTCTGGTGGTCGTCGGGCCGCTGACCGCCCGCTACACCGACCAGGTCGCCATGGGGATCACCAAGTGGCGCCGCGCCCGCACCACGCCGGCCCTGCCCGCCGAGGAGCCGGCCGCCCCGGCGACGGTGCGCGACCAGGACGCGGTCGGCCGCCCCTGA
- a CDS encoding DedA family protein, translating into MPPPLPGPLAPLAPLLGQYGYWAVGAVVFLEDFGVPAPGETILLAAGVYAGAGELDIVAVAAIAFAAAVIGDNVGYVIGRTGGRAFVERWGKYILLTPKRFEAAEAFFQRHGGKIVTVARFVEGLRQANGIIAGTTGMAWHRFLAFNALGAALWVGLWSALAYLAGSHITTVYDEIVRYQRYALIAAGLLVAALIVRHVVRRRRARGTEAGS; encoded by the coding sequence ATGCCGCCTCCCCTGCCCGGCCCGCTGGCGCCGCTCGCCCCGCTGCTCGGCCAGTACGGCTACTGGGCCGTCGGCGCGGTCGTCTTCCTGGAGGACTTCGGGGTGCCCGCGCCGGGCGAGACGATCCTGCTGGCCGCCGGGGTCTACGCCGGTGCGGGCGAGCTCGACATCGTCGCCGTGGCGGCCATCGCGTTCGCGGCGGCGGTGATCGGCGACAACGTGGGATACGTGATCGGCCGCACCGGCGGCCGGGCGTTCGTGGAGCGCTGGGGCAAGTACATCCTGCTGACCCCGAAGCGCTTCGAGGCGGCGGAGGCGTTCTTCCAGCGGCACGGCGGCAAGATCGTCACGGTGGCGCGCTTCGTGGAGGGGCTGCGCCAGGCGAACGGGATCATCGCGGGCACCACGGGCATGGCCTGGCACCGCTTCCTCGCCTTCAACGCGCTCGGCGCGGCCCTGTGGGTGGGTCTGTGGTCGGCCCTGGCCTATCTCGCGGGCAGTCACATCACGACGGTGTACGACGAGATCGTCCGCTATCAGCGTTACGCGCTCATCGCCGCCGGATTGCTGGTCGCGGCCTTGATCGTCCGGCATGTGGTGCGGCGCAGGCGGGCACGCGGGACCGAAGCCGGTTCATGA
- the mgrA gene encoding L-glyceraldehyde 3-phosphate reductase: MNHVADPARYDGTMRYRRTGRSGLDLPLLSLGYWHNFGDDRPFENQREIALRAFDLGITHHDLANNYGPPYGSAEINFGRLMKQDLAPYRDELVVSTKAGWDMWPGPYGQGGGSRKYVLASLDQSLKRMGLDYVDIFYSHRLDASTPLEETMGALDTAVRQGKALYVGISSYDAERTRQAAAILRELGTPMLIHQPSYNMLNRWIETEGLLDVAEEEGFGVIGFTALAQGLLTGRYLDGVPQDSRAAAGKSFDQSWLTEDMRGRLRALNDIAARRGQSLAQMALAWALRDERVTSLVIGASRTEQLEQNVAALENLEFSAEELAEIDKYATDGGVDLWRDARQGNLGG; the protein is encoded by the coding sequence ATGAACCACGTCGCGGACCCCGCTCGTTACGACGGCACCATGCGCTACCGGCGCACCGGCCGCTCGGGGCTCGACCTGCCCCTGCTATCGCTGGGCTACTGGCACAACTTCGGCGACGACCGGCCCTTCGAGAACCAGCGCGAGATCGCGCTGCGCGCCTTCGACCTGGGGATCACGCACCACGACCTGGCGAACAACTACGGCCCGCCGTACGGCTCGGCGGAGATCAACTTCGGCCGGCTGATGAAGCAGGACCTCGCGCCCTACCGGGACGAGCTGGTGGTCTCCACCAAGGCGGGCTGGGACATGTGGCCCGGCCCCTACGGCCAGGGCGGCGGCTCGCGCAAGTATGTGCTCGCCTCCCTGGACCAGTCGCTGAAGCGTATGGGCCTGGACTATGTGGACATCTTCTACTCCCACCGGCTGGACGCGAGCACGCCGCTGGAGGAGACGATGGGCGCGCTCGACACCGCCGTACGCCAGGGCAAGGCGCTCTACGTCGGCATCTCCTCCTACGACGCCGAGCGCACCCGGCAGGCCGCAGCCATCCTGCGCGAGCTGGGCACTCCGATGCTGATCCACCAGCCGTCGTACAACATGCTCAACCGCTGGATCGAGACCGAGGGCCTGCTGGACGTGGCCGAGGAGGAGGGGTTCGGCGTCATCGGCTTCACGGCGCTGGCCCAGGGCCTGCTGACCGGTCGCTACCTGGACGGCGTGCCGCAGGACTCGCGCGCGGCCGCGGGCAAGTCGTTCGACCAGTCCTGGCTGACCGAGGACATGCGCGGCCGGCTGCGCGCCCTGAACGACATCGCGGCCCGGCGCGGCCAGAGCCTGGCCCAGATGGCGCTGGCCTGGGCGCTGCGCGACGAGCGGGTGACCTCGCTGGTGATCGGCGCCTCGCGCACCGAGCAACTGGAGCAGAACGTCGCGGCCCTGGAGAACCTGGAGTTCAGCGCCGAGGAGCTGGCCGAGATCGACAAGTACGCCACGGACGGTGGGGTCGACCTCTGGCGCGACGCCCGGCAGGGCAACCTCGGCGGCTGA
- a CDS encoding CsbD family protein, with protein MAGDQKGKAKAEQLKGKVKETMGKAVGNEQMEAEGRAGGAKGDAREAKEKAKDVFKH; from the coding sequence ATGGCTGGTGACCAGAAGGGCAAGGCCAAGGCGGAGCAGCTCAAGGGCAAGGTCAAGGAGACCATGGGCAAGGCCGTCGGCAACGAGCAGATGGAGGCCGAGGGGCGCGCCGGAGGAGCGAAGGGCGATGCCCGCGAGGCCAAGGAAAAGGCCAAGGACGTCTTCAAACACTGA
- a CDS encoding cation:proton antiporter regulatory subunit: protein MGTARTSRTPLPGIGVRYDLTTREHRRLSVVAHRDGSRTLSAYREDDPDACALSVQLTGGEADALAGALKPTHQSPSLLSTTELGLVAERVSLSSTSHWNGRLLGDTRMRTETGVSIVAVLRRADAIPSPGPGFRLAGGDTLIVIGTREGVDAAAAILGRE, encoded by the coding sequence ATGGGCACCGCACGCACGAGTAGGACGCCGTTGCCGGGCATCGGCGTCCGGTACGACCTCACCACCCGCGAACACCGCCGGCTGTCGGTGGTGGCCCACCGCGACGGTTCACGGACGCTGAGCGCCTACCGCGAGGACGACCCCGACGCGTGCGCACTGTCGGTGCAGTTGACCGGCGGCGAGGCGGACGCGCTCGCGGGGGCGCTCAAGCCGACGCACCAGAGCCCCAGCCTGCTCTCCACGACCGAGCTGGGCCTGGTGGCCGAACGCGTCTCGCTGTCCTCCACCTCGCACTGGAACGGACGGCTCCTCGGGGACACCCGGATGCGCACCGAGACCGGCGTGTCGATCGTGGCCGTGCTCCGCCGTGCCGACGCCATCCCCTCCCCCGGTCCGGGCTTCCGGCTCGCGGGCGGTGACACGCTCATCGTGATCGGCACCCGCGAGGGCGTCGACGCGGCCGCCGCCATCCTCGGCAGGGAGTGA
- a CDS encoding ATP-binding protein, which yields MADAPTRTTSVPSPYSRDWDADTASLPDARTAVADLLSRVRPTPASHTVQDAQLVASELVTNALKHAPGPFTLLLEVVPDPAGLRISVTDASPEPPRHRPPDPERVGGHGLRLVNLLCGALEVTPLGRGKRVTATVALD from the coding sequence ATGGCAGACGCACCGACGCGGACCACCTCGGTTCCATCGCCTTACAGCCGTGACTGGGACGCCGACACCGCGTCCCTCCCCGATGCCCGGACCGCGGTCGCCGACCTGCTCTCACGGGTCCGCCCCACACCGGCCTCGCACACGGTGCAGGACGCCCAGTTGGTCGCCAGCGAGCTGGTCACCAACGCGCTCAAGCACGCGCCCGGGCCGTTCACCCTGCTTCTGGAGGTGGTGCCGGACCCGGCGGGGCTGCGGATCAGCGTCACGGACGCCTCGCCCGAGCCGCCCCGGCACCGGCCGCCGGACCCCGAGCGGGTGGGCGGCCACGGACTGCGTCTGGTGAACCTGCTCTGCGGCGCCCTGGAGGTCACTCCCCTGGGCCGGGGCAAGCGGGTGACCGCGACCGTCGCACTGGACTAA
- a CDS encoding DUF3885 domain-containing protein — protein MVLTELWQRHWPDCPPVGHKLRDPYRDRWVRFHSLPGSKRYAEGESEYAVVLERYNTVLDELFAGEDVYVITPVWATEAEVPPSRPDADHWQSLLVEDDPDPDFRTYCHLFAALRPWRHGCLDELLRDIADDKVGGVLVTDTQARRIYHPYDGGADVFLATPAERDRTRDRHADWLSGHPSGL, from the coding sequence ATGGTCTTGACCGAGTTGTGGCAGCGGCACTGGCCCGACTGCCCTCCGGTCGGTCACAAGCTCCGCGACCCGTACCGGGATCGCTGGGTGCGCTTCCACAGCCTGCCTGGGTCGAAGCGGTACGCGGAGGGCGAGAGCGAATACGCGGTCGTCCTTGAGCGGTACAACACCGTCCTCGATGAGCTGTTCGCCGGCGAGGACGTCTATGTGATCACCCCGGTCTGGGCGACCGAGGCCGAGGTCCCGCCGTCCCGCCCAGACGCCGACCACTGGCAGAGCCTGCTGGTGGAGGACGACCCCGACCCGGATTTCCGCACCTACTGCCACCTCTTCGCCGCCCTCCGGCCCTGGCGGCACGGCTGCCTCGACGAGCTGCTTCGTGACATCGCCGACGACAAGGTAGGAGGAGTCCTCGTCACCGACACTCAGGCGCGGCGCATTTACCACCCCTATGACGGCGGCGCGGACGTCTTCCTCGCCACGCCTGCGGAACGGGATCGAACGCGCGACCGGCATGCCGACTGGCTCTCCGGTCACCCGTCGGGTCTCTGA
- a CDS encoding MFS transporter — translation MKAKASKAVTDLPHQVREELTSRLRRNRGAFRKDDVQVVESPLLKRAVGASALGNCMEWFDFGVYSYLAATLGKVFFPGASPGAQVISSFATFAAAFVVRPLGGLVFGPLGDRLGRQKVLATTMIMMAIGTFAIGVIPGYSTIGIAAPILLLVARMVQGFSTGGEYGGATTFVAEYSPDRRRGFLSSWLDFGTFVGYALGSALVTVLNLLLSDAEMLSWGWRIPFLVAGPLGVIGLYMRLKLEESPAFQQQLDEHEKSLAQESAGSEFKDIIKNHWAALLICMGLVLLYNVTNYMVTGYLPTYQTETLHRSSSSADVLVLIGMVWIVILITFLGRLSDRVGRRPLYGWAAAAMIVLAIPAFLLIKAEGTWAPILGVLILSTLLAFFAAPSAATLPALFPTAVRYAAMGIGFNFAVAAFGGTTPLVTAALVDITGDDLMPAYYLMLAGVIGLITVKFLPESAQVPLRGSQPMVGSQEERRELITTSKELYALAKDRPAADRG, via the coding sequence ATGAAGGCGAAGGCATCCAAGGCCGTGACGGACCTGCCCCACCAGGTCCGCGAGGAACTGACCAGCAGACTGAGGCGCAATCGGGGCGCCTTCCGCAAGGACGACGTCCAGGTGGTCGAATCCCCGCTGCTCAAGCGGGCCGTCGGCGCGTCGGCGCTCGGCAACTGCATGGAGTGGTTCGACTTCGGTGTCTACAGCTATCTGGCCGCCACCCTGGGCAAGGTGTTCTTCCCCGGCGCGTCGCCGGGCGCCCAGGTGATCTCGTCCTTCGCCACCTTCGCCGCCGCCTTCGTGGTGCGCCCGCTGGGCGGACTGGTCTTCGGACCGCTCGGCGACCGGCTCGGCCGGCAGAAGGTACTGGCCACCACCATGATCATGATGGCCATCGGCACCTTCGCCATCGGCGTGATCCCCGGCTACTCCACCATCGGCATCGCGGCACCCATCCTGCTGCTGGTCGCCCGTATGGTGCAGGGCTTCTCCACCGGCGGAGAGTACGGCGGCGCGACCACCTTCGTCGCCGAGTACTCACCCGACCGGCGGCGCGGCTTCCTCTCCAGTTGGCTCGACTTCGGCACCTTCGTCGGCTACGCGCTCGGCTCCGCCCTGGTCACCGTGCTGAACCTGCTGCTGTCGGACGCCGAGATGCTCTCCTGGGGCTGGCGTATCCCGTTCCTGGTCGCGGGCCCGCTCGGTGTGATCGGCCTCTACATGCGGCTGAAACTCGAGGAGTCCCCGGCCTTCCAGCAGCAACTGGACGAGCACGAGAAGAGCCTGGCGCAGGAGTCGGCGGGCAGTGAGTTCAAGGACATCATCAAGAACCACTGGGCCGCGCTGCTCATCTGCATGGGCCTGGTGCTGCTGTACAACGTCACCAACTACATGGTCACGGGGTATCTGCCGACCTACCAGACCGAGACCCTGCACCGGTCGAGCAGTTCGGCCGATGTGCTGGTACTCATCGGCATGGTGTGGATCGTCATCCTGATCACCTTCCTCGGCCGGCTCAGCGACCGCGTCGGCAGGCGCCCGCTGTACGGCTGGGCCGCCGCCGCGATGATCGTGCTGGCGATCCCGGCGTTCCTGCTGATCAAGGCGGAGGGCACCTGGGCGCCGATCCTCGGCGTGCTGATCCTGTCCACCCTGCTGGCCTTCTTCGCCGCGCCGAGCGCGGCCACGCTGCCGGCCCTGTTCCCGACCGCCGTCCGCTACGCGGCCATGGGCATCGGCTTCAACTTCGCGGTCGCCGCCTTCGGTGGTACGACCCCGCTGGTGACCGCCGCGCTGGTGGACATCACCGGGGACGACCTGATGCCCGCTTACTACCTGATGCTGGCCGGCGTCATCGGTCTGATCACGGTGAAGTTCCTCCCCGAGAGCGCCCAGGTTCCCCTGCGCGGCTCCCAGCCGATGGTCGGCTCCCAGGAGGAGCGGCGTGAGCTGATCACCACCTCCAAGGAGCTGTACGCCCTGGCGAAGGACCGCCCTGCGGCGGACCGGGGCTAG